The Apium graveolens cultivar Ventura chromosome 3, ASM990537v1, whole genome shotgun sequence sequence ACTCGAGTTCTTTATCCAAACATGAACTGGGATCAAGAAGTTAGAGTTACCGTCGGTAAACACTTttcttatttataatataaattattcGATATTTACAcacattttaattttaatatattttcacTTCACCATATATAGCCTATCGCAACCCCTCCACTAAAGAATGTTATCTAATATGTTACCTTAGATATGGTACTTATGAGCTAATTTAACATCATGTTTCTTATGTTACCTTAGGCAAAAACGTGGTGTTGCATTAGGTAAAAAGTGTTGCAGGTTGCAAcatacatgtcaaagagttacattagagtattaaaatataaatatcataatttttaaaattgaatattaatataaatttattttgcAAGAATTAAAGGTGATACAtacaataaaaaaattaataaatgaGATGCATGATAATATACGAATTTTATACATAATAAAGTTTAAAAAATTAAAAGAGTAAATTTTAAactaataaaatttaaaattttaatgttaaaattttaaaagtaataaaatataaaaatagtaTAAATTTCCCTTATTCTGATATGAGCAGTATTATAtaaatttcaaataaatatttaaaaaattaattatatgaATTATAAAAGTGAtacaaatatataaataattatttgttttgttaaatatttatttcaattttattattaaaataataaaatataaatatatatatctaaTTGGAGTATTGGACTAATCAAATAGGGGCAATGTTTGGGGTAAGCGGGTAAATTGTCGGGTAAACAACCGCTCAAATTTTTAAATTAGTTTGAAATTTTCAGATAGACTCACAGGTCTCTCTCTTAGTACCATCTTCACTCACTCACTTTCTCTCTGGCTAATCTCTCAAACCACCACTTTCGCTATCTCTAGCACCACTTGCTATCTCTGGCACTTAATTTGGGGTTTTTATTTCTAATTAAGGCTCATTTGAATTGTGGTCGAGGCTTGGGTTCTTTCAATTAGGGATTTGATTTTTCATTAAAATTCAATTAGGGTTCAATTACTTACCTATATTCCCTTAACCCCCCTCTCTCTGATTTCAGGTGCTCTTCTTTTAGATCGGTTGAGTACTTGGTATAGATAAATTAGCCCCATCGGTGTCAAGTAAAGCTACGTGTAGCTACTccatctctctctccctctctccatGAAGCTTTACTTGACTGAACAAAACGATCAGGGAGGTGATTTAGGTGGAATTTTGGACCCCGAAGAAAGAAAGCGTTTTATAAATTTCTTTTTGATGACTCGTATCCCTCGCCAGCACCCAGTGGTATGTAATTGCATCCTCTTTAGCAATTTTAAGCTTGCCTACCCTCAGATTTTGAATTAATGTATCTTTAGGTTTTTATCCATATTATATATACTATGTCTCCTTGTTTCTTTTTGAAAGTTTTTCTTGTATAAAAGTCATTGTAATAGTTCTAGTGCCATGAATTTACGTTACTGCAATGGGCTTCGGCGTGGCTTGAATGTGTCATTTTTTACAACAATGTTCACCTTGCCAGCATCATTTAAAAATTGTAATGTATTTTGTGAAGAAATCTTGTCTGATTTATTAATTTAACTAAATAGGGCGATTGATTCTAGTGGTTGGACTGGAAGGGAACCTCGGTAGATTTGGTATTATTTCTACATTATATATGCATGGGTACCCAGGTAAACAAGTTGAATTATCAGTTAAAATCTAGCTTGGGAAGTGGTTCCTAGTTGTTTTTGCATTTTACAAAGGAGCAAACTTTTTCTTTACTGTTATAAAGCTAAACATGTTAATTAAGTTACCCGCAAAAGTTTAGAGTTTATTCAGACTAATTCCGATGTAATAATTGTGAAGAAGAAACTGTGAAGAAGAAATTGTGATTTtgtataaaaatatttaatacaAAGTTGTTTGGTTGAGAGTACTACTTAAACAACAAATTTGATGTTAAACTAATTCAGCCTGCTAAGCTCCTTAAACTAGGCATAAGTTAGTACTTGGTTAGAATAATTCAATTTTTGATATTAATCTTTGCATATTGTGATTACAGTATGCTCATATTAAGGATCACATATATATTGCGACTGCAGCCTTAAAATTCTAATTGTAAAATATAACTTCAATAATTCTATATGATTAGAATTTAACACTCATACAGGCTACAAATTATATATTGCCAAATATTAGATCAATAGTCACTCTCTTTTTATAGGATCTGTTATGTGATATATATCTATTACCTATAACAGTTGTGTCAAACTGTCAATTACTAAATTAGTGAAAGATCATTTGGAATTCCTAGTTCTTCCTGTTTGTTGGAGATGGAACTTTAGATGAGGCGAAGAAGATCATGTATAGAGTAGTCCATATACTCTAGAAGAAGCAGATAAAGAATAATATGCATAGTAAAATAGAGAATATATCGTCAATATGTAAATAAAGGCTAGAAACAGACATACTAGGAGTAAAGAAACAAAGCATTAGATAAAAATCTATCTCAAAAATTCTATCATTTTGCTTTTCCAGACTTATGTGATACCAAAGTGCAAGAGTACCTATTTTTCCTTTAAACTCTTCCAATCAGAACACAagtttttaaatattaatatgGCTTGTCATTATGGTACATTAACATTCAACATGTGTGATGTCATAGACGAAATAGATACTCTATGTTATAGGAACCTTTGTTAAAAAGAAATTGACTTGCAGTTCTGTAACAACCAAATCCCGTATTTGCTTTCCAGCCCATGAAAGACAAATCATTTTTCATTAAACAAATCAATTGATTTctcttataaatattatgaagctttAATATGCCATTTCCCCTTATTAGGAATCGGTCCATGTTCTAAATCAAAATGGTTGACAGGCTTCGGTTGGAACTACCCCACTTGAACCCGCTAAGATATTAGCAAAAGAAGTACTCAATCTAATACAACTTGTTACTACTGGGCAATAATCTACTAAAAATTATTAAGAAGGCAACTTCATAGATTATATAATGCATACACTTGACTGGAAATATTCTCATGATGtcctttttatttttatttttaaagcTGCATGAATCTTACAATTACAAAGTACGGTAACGACTGTTTTCTTTGGTGCTTTATTCTAGTAAAGTGTTGTGAGGATATAAATTTTTTACATCAAGTGTTCTTAATTTTATATATGTAACTTTTTCCTAGTGGATATAGACTTAGTTGAACATGATTCTCTCAACATGAAGCATCAAGTTGGTGTATTTTAAGTTTCTCTACTCTCATGACTCATCTGTTAATATTTAATCTTATTATTTCAGTTATCTGTATGTATATCAATGAATAATTTTCCAGTATCAGTTTATACTATTGCACTATTTAATGGCAAGAAAGTTCTTTGTGGTTTTTAACTAATAGGTGAACTGGGAAAGCCTGCCCAACTGGGAAGAGAAGCAAATGTTCAAACAGTATGTGTATAAACTGGTCTCTTTTTTAAATTACTGTGCCATGGCTTCAGGTTTTATTTGATACACATTATATGAACGAAACTAAGTTTTTAAAAATTTCATCTCTTCATAATCTATTTCCGCACTTGGGTCTTAAAATATCCTGACTTGATATATTTCAGATTCATGGAGGACCATAATACAACAACTTTTACTTTTAAAAGGTAAGATGGTTATTATTTATGTTTGTTCTTTTTTCTTCAATTTTATAACACTTGATCTCCTTATCCTCTAAAGAATTTGGTACGATAACAATATGCAGGTGACATAAGGGTCTTATCATTTGGTTTTGGTTGTCTCCAGATATTATGACCTTGATGCATATCACAGACGTAAACTTGAGAAGCAAATGAAAAAAGGTTTCAAAAAGGTTGTGGACTCAGAACGTGTTGTGTTTAATGATGGTTGTGGACTCACAGACGTAAACTCAAAAAGGTTTCACCTGTTGTGAATCAGGCTGCAAGTGAAGAAGGAAAGATTAAGTATAGAAATTCTTATGATTGTCTTGTGAAGACGGTGAAAATTGAAGGATTTAAAGCACTATCAAAGGGGTTCATTCCAACATGGGCAAGGCTTGGTCCATTGCAGTTTGTGTTCTGGGTTTCCTACGAGAAGTTTAGACAAATTGCCGGTATGGTTTTAGCTTCTGTTAAGTATTTTTGTTAGTTTTAGCTTTGTTGTCATGTATGGTATTTCCGTAGCTGCACTTGGTATGCTGAGTACAATTTCCACTGGACTGGCTATTGATGCATATGGTCCTATCAGTGACAATGCCGGAGGCATAGATGAGATGGCAGGCATGAGTCACTGGATTCGTGAAAGGACTGATGCCCTTGACGCTGCTGGCAACACTGTTGCTGCCATTGGAAAGGTACAATGATCCTCTCTTAAGGAACACCAGATTACATTGCCCCTGAAGTAGTATTAAGGAGAGGATATGCAATGGAGTGTGACTGGTAAGTTTTTCAGCGTCGGTAAATCACCCTATTAACACCTTCTTTCTTTGTTTCTACATTCCGATTATGCTTCAAACCATTTCAGCTTATAATAACACATGCATACATTTTATGCTAATACATATGTTTTTTTATGAAATTAATGTGTGTAAAATTGTCATAGGTATCGAATTTGGATATGTATACACAATATGTTTGATTCAACTGTTTACAGTAGTAAAAGAGGCTAAAACATTAATGTTATCATTATTGTATATCCACTTGTTCTGTGTTAAGCTGTCTGTGAAATAAATAAGCAACGTTACCCAAATATTTGTTCTGTTCTTTTTTGTTGTTTGATAAATGATGcactttttttaattattgttaGTTATTAAATGTCTTTATGAAaagataattttaaaaatgattctATCCCTTTTTTCTTAATGACCATATAAACAATTTTTTAACTCACTTAGTTAATATTTCAGGGAATAAAGAAGACTTACCAGAGAAAGCTTCACGTGTATAAAAAGGGAAAGGCCCAGATGGTGGAGTCGAGGAGAAAGTGAAGCAAATTCAAGCATTAGCTTCTAGtagtactttttaaaatttataatcttTGGCTGTTGTTAAGTAAAAAATGTGAACTAGTTTATAGTTAGTTTGGACGTTTAATTTGGTTGTATATTTGGATGTTTAATATTTGGGCTGGATGCATTATTTTTCAGTTATGAAATTATATAATTGGGATTCTTCAATTTACAGAATAtgcatttcaattttttttgttaaaGTGTACAATAGCCTCCTAAATTGTTATCATGGTATGTTTAACACGTTTCACTAGGCTAGTTATAATGTTACAACAACTTttcaaagtgttacattaggtTCTATGGGCCCACTTGCCACGTCATCAAGAGAACTCAGCACTGTGTGCCCCACACTTGCCACGTCAGTTAGTGGGTCCCACCGTGGGACCcactttttaaaaatattttaaaactctaAGTTAACATAAAATTAAGTTACACCTGATCTCTCCTTTAGTTGCATTAGCAAGCTATAGTAACATAAAATGTGATGTTGCCTTAGGTACTAGAGATGTTAGcttagacccctaaggcaacatggaaaaacctatctttaaTAAAATATTACCTTAGCTTATAAATGGGGTAAAAGCAACATATTTACCCCATACTGCAACGTTTTTTTAATGTTACAataggcattttatggtgtagtgtttTAATCTATGTTTTAAATgattgttttttatttttctgaaataaaatatatttgttaactttaaatcatatttttaaaatatgaaaaaaatcAAACGTCCTATATAATGGGTTTGTATTAGTCGGTTGCTTTCATACTATTTTTgtatggtgatttttttttatattgATGGAATTTTTTGTGCATATAaggatttattattattaataagcCGGAGACAATTAAAATTTGACAAATTTATTTTTTAGTGTATGTACTTATATACatattagaaaaataattaatattgacataaattaaataaatagttTGACACACATTTAATGCCAAAAGTATATTTTATGTAACTTTTACGTCAATTTGACATTTTTTTCTAATTTCTACAGTACTTTCCAATACTCTCGTTAGCAAAAACACTTCGTCATATGCGTAAACTATTTATACTTATATCCTATTACATACaaactttgaaaaaaaaatgaaattatCAGGCCTTTTTAAAGATGTTAAGTGTATAatttacactacaagaaaacaaggctaaatacaaccgcacaAAATTTTTTTCCTTCCCCTCTCTCTCACTCACCCCTCCTATCTTTTTTTTCCTTCCCCTCTCTCTCACTCACCCCCTCCCCCCGAGGTAACGATTTGTTAccaaaattttttattttttaagttTAATTCGAATTTGGATTTTTACTTTAGGTTGTTGATTCATGTATTTTGAAGTGATGTATCATTAGATCGTTGAACAAGGAGTGATACAAAAATATTTCGTGAATTATGGTTAGTTTTTTGAGATTGCCGGGAAAGCTAATGGCCGGAATCGGTTAACTTTGTAAAAACACGCGATTGCTTGGTCAGTTTTGAGTGTTTTAAATCTGAAAATCGGactgaaaattatatttttggaTCGTCGGAGTTTCCGAAATATGATGGATCTGGGCAAACTCACCTGATTCGGGAAATTTTCCCGTTTCCGGcgagttttttttttaaatccggTTTTCGTTATTACAACCGCATGCGGTTGAAATTAAGAATCCTATTTTTGATCATTTTCGGTCGAATTTAATTTTTTGGGCGGCtatttaaaaattttcaaaaaatttaaattttcgGGCAGctatttaaatattttcaaaaatttaattaTTTGGGCGGGTGATTCAAATTTTCATTTGAAAAAATTGAAACCCTTCTTTTTTATCTGAAAAAAATAAATTTGACCGGAATCGGTTATATTTAGTCGGTCGTatttaagcggttgtatttagccggtTGTATTTAGtcggttgtatttagtactaaatacaaccggtttaCTAAATATGACTCGAGCGAATACAACCGGCCCAAAAACCAgtcgtatttagctaaatacaaccgaaaacggtcgaatttagctaaatacaaccgattttaaaccggttgtatttagccgtttTTTTGTAGTGTTAGGTTAAACAGGTTGTATTTGATTTTAACTTTATCAGTAGTTTCAACACTACGTAGTGGAAGCAATGACGagaaatatattaaaaaatattatttttggtAAGATGACGGGACGaagaaaaagaatttttttaatttagtgagaAAAATATAAAAGTTGGATAATATGACGGgatcaattaatatttatttaatatttatttaacattatttttcaacgatccaacattatggatgtcaatatatatatatatatatatattagtgatataaccaaaatttcatatcaaaataattttatttgattttccattttaacagtcaacatcagtttgactagtaaactaactagtgtttaatcatgatttggtgtttcgattattttaaaaaatatttttcaatgatccaaccgtatggatgtcaataaatatatatatattagtgacataacgaaatttcatatcaaaatatttttatttggtttgccattttaacggtcaaactgatgtttgaccagtacaactaactagtgtttaatcctgaattggtgtttcgattattttaaaaatatttttcaatgatccaaccttatggctttcaatatatatatatatatatatatattaatgatataaccaaaatttcatatcaacaaatttttatttgatttgtcattttaacagtcaagtatgagtttgactagtacatctaactaTTGTTTAATCCTAAATTGATGTTTATTTGATGTTTTaaataaatgctgacattaatatggttggaccatgaattttcattttttttaaaaaaaatgaaaataacaAAAATCATGTGCAAATTTATGACGGAATCCGTCATAAATTAGTGACCGCCAAAAAtttgagaaaagtcaaatttaccgccaaaTAACTTACAACGAATTCTAATTTTCGTCATAAATTGGGCGATTCGATTTTTTCCGTCATAAATAATTCGTcgtaaatttagataaaatatttttttatttaatttcaagttaaaattttaaGAAAGATAATTAACTTACGACCTAATTAGACCTAATTAGATTTCTGTCGTAAGTTGAATGGCTTCGTTCTTCCACGTGGCTGACTCCATCATTTTTTTATTCAATTGATGATagtttaataataaaataatcaactTACGACAGACAATGTTTTTCGTCGTAAATAATTACGACGAAAAAGTATTTTCGTCATAAGTTAGGTGCACATTTTTTTCCGCCGTAAGTTGGTCGTCGTAAATGGGCAGATTTGTTGTAGtgtttaatttttattatttttgatcATTTTTGAAAGGTATAAAAATTGAAGGAAGGAGTGTGGTTAAAAATGAACCGGACGGCTTTTGTCAAAAGTGTGGCCCATCTAAACAAGTACCTAGAAGATTTACTGAATCATTTCAAGCCCAGGGGTTAGCTGATTATCTGATGTACAGTTACTGTTAACTGCAACATATATAATAAACGTAAAATCTGCAGGCATTATCTTTTTTGTACAGGAAAATCATATGAAGATTCAAAAGGATCCGTCAAAGGTTTTAAACCATAACCTTCTTTGGTAAAGAATTTAGCTTTGCTGTACTCCTAAATTGTTCAATCTCAATCTCATTTGTCAGTGATTTTATTATCAGTTTGTTTCTTTGGAATGAGACCCTCATTCTCAAACTATAGTATCTAATATTCCTGTATGTCCCAATGTGGGATTGCATTTTATTTTTATTGACACTTGATCTTAATTAGTCACTTTTATTCCGTTCATTAATTACCAATAGTCCAGATTCTCATTTTGAATAAACAtcttattttaataatttattaacaTGCCCTTCATtctaatatataattaaattgaTGATAAAGCTAAATATAAATTAACTTCCCTAACATTTTTTTTGTTACCTGAAGGTTTATTTTGTGGCCTTGAACTCTTAATTTGTCAAATCAAGTTTTCCTATACACATGTTTATATGTAGGTCATTATTTTTTGAAAGGTCacatttttaaaaatttacaaTGGGTCCAACTCCCTTAAGATTACATAGTTACAGTTATAAAGTGCATGAAACTGTGACAGCAGAGATATTGTACTTGAAAGACCGGTAAAAAAGTAGATACTTGCTTCTCATCATTTTTCCTACTACTCTTCTGTCTATAAATACAGCTCTTGGCATTTAGGAATAGGTCACACCAACCTCTCTAGATTTCTTAACAACACTCTCCCCCTCTCTCTACACCCCAACCCCTCTCTCGATCTCTCCCTAAAGATGAACACACACCACAAACACACCATATATACTTTAAATTTTCTGTGCGCACAAGCACACACGCATAGTAGTTGAAAGTATCAGTTAGTGTATTATATGCTTGTGTTGTAAAAATGGGGCCTGAGGAGTTAAAGGGCGGGTGGGGGAGAGGGAGGCACTGGTGATGTTGTTGACAGAAGATAGAGAGCACAGATGATGAAGTACATGAATAGCTTGCATCTCACTCCTTTGTGCTCTTTATGCTTCTGTCATCATCCTTAATTCACCCTCCCTCAAACCTAAAACCATGCCTCTATGTCCCTAGCTATATAACTGAATCGATTCCTTAATCCTTTGAGATATATGTCATATCTTGTACTCCATATGGTCATGTTTTATCATGTTTATTAATGTTTGCTGTTCTGCATATTTTTTCATTGATGAACTTATTGTCTACTGGTACTGTatcttatttaattgttttactTTGATAAGTTTTACAAGAGTAGATCAAATAAGGTAGCTAGAGTTTCGGTAGCAATATTTGTGAGGAGATGTTTTAAATTAATTTCAGTACTGAACCTGCAAATATCATGTCTAGTTTCTTAATTTGAAATTATATAAGCTAAGATATGGTTTTGTAGTTGTTTTATAATACTATTCCATTTCCGGCCGGCACTTATTAGGTAAGCACAGGAAGCAAAGGTTATTAGGAGCAGAAGAAATTATGTTTTAATCAGCCATCTCCCATGGGGTTGCCCACAAAAATAGCCAAACATGCCAAATCGGCATATTTTAGAACTACACATATTCCAACACAGCCTTGCTTCAGGACAGATGCGCGTAATTAATTAAATAGATTACGAATCAAGTTACTGATATATGAGAAGTTACATATGAGACTACTAAGAGCTCATCTGATTTTCAATCTTctatttatgctttttaattcaGACTCGgtaaaaaaaaaaaggaaaatttGGACACTTTAGGAAGTTGCAAAAAAGATGTTTATGTTAGGGCTATCTGTTTTTATGTTATCTGTTTTGTGAGATACCAATATTCAGAATGAATTAATAAATTTGGTTATTTATAATTTAACATTTCTCTCTAGGGTTATGTACTTTTTAAGCAATCTTGTACTCCTCTACAAATTCAATGAATTTTTAAGTAGggttattaatattaatgaattAATAAACAACTTATATGGGTTAAAATACCTACATTTTTTACCCGGTGCGAATATTTGATCCTACAATTATAATGATCAGTATTTGATGATCTTTCAAAAAACCTTACTCCATATGTAAAGATTTTGTTCGGCACATAGGCTTGACTTGGTTTACTTCAAAATCAAAGTCAAAgataataacaagttgtaagaTTAATGACTATCTGTACGAGCCACATAATTCTGCACTTATCTTGTTAACATACATGGGAGGGACCTCAGTCACTGTGTGCCCCCGGCAGTCTGACAGAATTCTGATGCTACATATCTCAACTAATTAAAGTACTGGACATGATGCTCAATCAAATGAGCACCACTTGCATTGTACATAAAGACTTTCCAAGAATAAAGGTAAGGATGTTGTGTTCTCTTCCCTTTAATCTGTGGAATATTGATGTAATAATACTTGAATTTTCAGCAGGTTTGTTATAATATATCAAGGGCCTGTTTGGCAGCCCACTTATAAGTCACTTATGGCTTATAAGCGTGTAACaacttatcgacgagtgtttgtcgactcAATTTATAAGCTGAATTTATAAATAAGTTGAATATTAGTaatgacgtactttttctcaacttattttgattttttgctGATTTATTAACctcaattttaaaatttatatttttaaatattaatctaacttaaaattcaagaatttagataattatatttaataaatatgtattttaattcatttaagaGAAAAAAATTTCtaacttataaataaaattatcaaAACACTTATCTAACTTacaaatattattttatttatcacTTATAActcacttatttattttaaatcctaatttatttattttcaaatttcaCGGGCACTAGAAGAAAAAGTAGTACTAAACTacaaacaagtatgatcaaaTTCATATTGAACTGTTTCAATTCTATTCATTAACTCTCAATTATGAAATATAGCACCAAAATAAGATGATGATGCTCTTTATTGCATGATTACATGTGCTGATTTATCATCTAGCAACTGAAAGATATGGATCTTAGACATAA is a genomic window containing:
- the LOC141713168 gene encoding uncharacterized protein LOC141713168 isoform X2 → MKLYLTEQNDQGGDLGGILDPEERKRFINFFLMTRIPRQHPVVNWESLPNWEEKQMFKQYYDLDAYHRRKLEKQMKKGFKKAASEEGKIKYRNSYDCLVKTVKIEGFKALSKGFIPTWARLGPLQFVFWVSYEKFRQIAAALGMLSTISTGLAIDAYGPISDNAGGIDEMAGMSHWIRERTDALDAAGNTVAAIGKGIKKTYQRKLHVYKKGKAQMVESRRK
- the LOC141713168 gene encoding uncharacterized protein LOC141713168 isoform X4, with protein sequence MFKQFMEDHNTTTFTFKRYYDLDAYHRRKLEKQMKKGFKKAASEEGKIKYRNSYDCLVKTVKIEGFKALSKGFIPTWARLGPLQFVFWVSYEKFRQIAAALGMLSTISTGLAIDAYGPISDNAGGIDEMAGMSHWIRERTDALDAAGNTVAAIGKGIKKTYQRKLHVYKKGKAQMVESRRK
- the LOC141713168 gene encoding uncharacterized protein LOC141713168 isoform X3, translating into MGTQVNWESLPNWEEKQMFKQFMEDHNTTTFTFKRYYDLDAYHRRKLEKQMKKGFKKAASEEGKIKYRNSYDCLVKTVKIEGFKALSKGFIPTWARLGPLQFVFWVSYEKFRQIAAALGMLSTISTGLAIDAYGPISDNAGGIDEMAGMSHWIRERTDALDAAGNTVAAIGKGIKKTYQRKLHVYKKGKAQMVESRRK
- the LOC141713168 gene encoding uncharacterized protein LOC141713168 isoform X1, whose translation is MKLYLTEQNDQGGDLGGILDPEERKRFINFFLMTRIPRQHPVVNWESLPNWEEKQMFKQFMEDHNTTTFTFKRYYDLDAYHRRKLEKQMKKGFKKAASEEGKIKYRNSYDCLVKTVKIEGFKALSKGFIPTWARLGPLQFVFWVSYEKFRQIAAALGMLSTISTGLAIDAYGPISDNAGGIDEMAGMSHWIRERTDALDAAGNTVAAIGKGIKKTYQRKLHVYKKGKAQMVESRRK